One Lysinibacillus sp. OF-1 DNA segment encodes these proteins:
- a CDS encoding methyl-accepting chemotaxis protein, producing MHSVDAQVTDDLVVQAIERNIAIIRFNMDRRVAYVNELFAQTLGYTVQEMLGKHHKELCLPDFTNSSEYDKFWRNLTAGNSYQDKVERIDANGQRIWLEATYMPVFANNTRKVIGVSKIAANITERQNEIMSVADKLKSMSKELYQRSEAGIQNSQDLLETIQVVSQESNENVSNLAQLQKQADSIKGIVKTIQEIASQTNLLALNAAIEAARAGEYGRGFDVVAKEVRKLSVRVEQSISEVKDNVEGIEREISQVTDSITRIAEKADKTNEQITVTTNDFSEIASAAEALDEQSKQFIEII from the coding sequence ATGCACAGTGTAGATGCTCAAGTAACCGATGATTTAGTAGTACAAGCCATTGAACGTAATATAGCAATTATCCGCTTTAATATGGACAGAAGAGTAGCATACGTCAATGAGCTATTTGCTCAAACATTAGGTTATACCGTACAGGAGATGTTAGGAAAGCACCATAAAGAACTTTGCTTGCCTGATTTTACGAATAGTAGCGAGTACGATAAATTTTGGCGTAATCTAACAGCTGGAAATAGCTATCAGGATAAAGTTGAGCGAATCGATGCTAACGGTCAAAGAATTTGGTTGGAAGCGACATATATGCCTGTTTTCGCAAATAATACAAGAAAAGTAATAGGTGTTTCTAAAATAGCTGCTAATATTACTGAACGTCAAAATGAGATAATGAGCGTAGCCGACAAATTAAAGAGTATGTCTAAAGAGCTTTATCAGCGTTCAGAGGCTGGTATTCAAAATAGCCAGGACCTACTGGAAACCATTCAAGTAGTGTCACAGGAATCAAATGAAAATGTAAGTAATCTTGCACAGCTTCAAAAACAAGCGGATTCTATAAAAGGCATTGTCAAAACGATTCAAGAGATTGCCTCACAAACTAATTTATTGGCTTTAAATGCGGCCATTGAAGCAGCTAGAGCTGGCGAATATGGTAGAGGTTTTGATGTAGTAGCCAAAGAGGTTCGAAAGCTTTCTGTAAGAGTTGAGCAATCCATTTCAGAAGTGAAAGATAATGTTGAAGGGATTGAACGAGAAATTAGTCAGGTGACAGACAGTATTACAAGGATAGCTGAAAAAGCGGATAAAACGAATGAACAAATTACCGTCACTACAAATGATTTTAGTGAAATTGCATCTGCTGCTGAAGCATTAGATGAACAATCCAAGCAGTTTATCGAAATCATTTAA
- a CDS encoding RraA family protein, whose product MTKVEVSFQHLPTTAISDATGGHTNLRSDIKPLADHFKIAGRAVTVRLPDGENGAVLEAIRAANEGDILVIDAKGNTNRAVAGDFVISLAKGIGVQGFVVDGVIRDIEAIRELNFPIFSLGTTVAAGNKNGGGQVNVPIAIGGVTVLPGDYIIGDVDGVIVVPQQEAEKIVAAAEAKLEKDEKRAQEAHVNGKESIIAYLDKILAK is encoded by the coding sequence ATGACAAAAGTGGAAGTAAGCTTTCAGCATCTACCAACTACAGCTATATCAGATGCGACAGGTGGGCATACCAATTTGCGTAGTGATATCAAGCCGTTAGCAGATCATTTTAAAATTGCAGGGCGAGCTGTGACTGTACGTTTACCAGATGGTGAAAACGGGGCAGTATTGGAAGCAATTAGAGCAGCGAATGAAGGGGATATTTTAGTAATTGATGCAAAAGGAAATACGAATAGAGCGGTAGCTGGAGATTTTGTGATTTCCTTAGCAAAGGGCATTGGTGTACAAGGTTTTGTTGTAGATGGCGTAATCCGTGATATTGAAGCAATTCGGGAGCTAAATTTCCCTATATTCTCGTTAGGTACTACCGTAGCTGCAGGCAATAAAAATGGTGGTGGTCAAGTAAATGTGCCCATTGCCATAGGGGGAGTAACAGTTCTCCCTGGTGATTATATAATTGGGGATGTAGACGGTGTGATTGTCGTGCCACAGCAAGAGGCTGAAAAAATTGTAGCAGCAGCAGAAGCCAAACTCGAAAAAGATGAAAAGCGTGCACAGGAAGCACATGTCAATGGAAAAGAATCCATTATAGCTTATTTAGATAAAATATTAGCAAAATAA
- a CDS encoding cation:dicarboxylate symporter family transporter, giving the protein MKKKFKISLAAQILIGLILGIIIGGIFYGNPKIETYLQPLGDIFLHLIKMIVVPIIISTLIVGVAGTGDMKQLGRLGGKSIIYFEIITTVAIVVGLLSANIFQPGAGINMNELSQGDISKYVSTTEEVQHEGPFDIIVGIVPTNIIQSMAEGDMLAIIFFSVLFGLGVAAVGDRGKPVLDFFQGVADAMFWVTNLVMKFAPLGVFGLIGVTVSKYGFASLVPLAKLAILVYATMLFFIFVVLGLVAKFAGISIFYLIKVLKDELILAFSTASSEAVLPRVMMKMEKLGAPKDIVSFVIPTGYSFNLDGSTLYQAIAALFIAQMYGIHLSIGEQITLMLVLMVTSKGIAGVPGVSFVVLLATLGTVGIPLEGLAFIAGIDRILDMGRTVVNVIGNSLASLVMAKWEGRFDREKMKNYFNDNENLA; this is encoded by the coding sequence TTGAAAAAGAAATTTAAAATCAGTTTAGCCGCTCAAATTTTAATCGGTTTGATTTTAGGGATCATTATTGGTGGTATCTTTTACGGAAACCCCAAAATTGAGACATATTTACAACCATTAGGGGATATATTTTTACATCTAATTAAGATGATTGTTGTACCGATTATAATTTCGACTTTAATCGTTGGTGTTGCTGGTACTGGAGATATGAAGCAACTTGGACGATTAGGCGGGAAATCTATTATTTACTTTGAAATTATTACAACTGTTGCCATCGTAGTTGGATTACTTTCTGCGAACATTTTCCAACCTGGTGCAGGTATAAATATGAATGAACTATCTCAAGGTGATATTTCAAAGTATGTATCAACAACTGAAGAAGTACAGCATGAGGGGCCATTTGATATCATTGTAGGCATTGTCCCAACAAATATCATTCAGTCAATGGCTGAAGGTGATATGCTTGCGATTATCTTCTTCTCAGTTCTTTTTGGTTTAGGGGTTGCTGCAGTTGGTGATCGAGGAAAACCAGTCTTAGACTTCTTCCAAGGGGTAGCAGATGCTATGTTCTGGGTAACAAACCTCGTAATGAAATTCGCTCCACTTGGGGTATTTGGTTTAATTGGTGTAACCGTTTCCAAATATGGGTTTGCCTCCCTGGTTCCACTTGCCAAATTGGCCATTCTTGTATATGCAACAATGCTATTCTTTATCTTTGTCGTTCTTGGCCTTGTGGCAAAATTCGCAGGAATTAGCATCTTCTATTTAATTAAAGTATTAAAAGATGAACTAATTTTAGCGTTCTCTACAGCAAGTTCTGAAGCTGTATTACCACGTGTTATGATGAAAATGGAGAAATTAGGTGCGCCAAAGGATATTGTTTCCTTTGTTATACCAACTGGTTACTCCTTTAACTTAGATGGATCAACACTCTACCAAGCCATTGCAGCATTATTTATTGCTCAAATGTACGGTATTCACCTAAGCATTGGTGAACAAATTACGTTAATGCTTGTACTAATGGTTACATCTAAAGGGATTGCAGGTGTTCCAGGAGTATCATTCGTAGTACTTCTAGCAACTTTAGGTACTGTCGGTATTCCACTTGAAGGACTAGCATTTATCGCTGGTATTGACCGTATTCTTGATATGGGACGTACAGTTGTTAACGTAATTGGTAACTCATTAGCGTCATTAGTAATGGCAAAATGGGAAGGTCGTTTCGATCGCGAAAAGATGAAAAATTACTTTAATGATAATGAAAATCTAGCGTAA
- a CDS encoding response regulator encodes MRYFIVDDDRASRVMLKQIIEDSGLGTVIGEARNGEDAIPQILMTQPEFVLIDLLMPKLDGIATVEQLMQNRFEGQFIMISQVVNKEMVGEAYEQGIDFFIHKPINRIEVENVLKKTTEQFRLKNSLLVIRQSLTNIELTEQKAHKATSRDHIQSILNDMGIVGEIGSEDIIAIIETLLAHQHKIAPLPPLKELYEEIAAVTKATPDDILKESKAIEQRVRRTILAAMINLANLGVVDYTNSEFEYYAPRYFDFKEIRQLMTQIEDHDNRKAKVNIKKFIQVLYSDILTKVN; translated from the coding sequence ATGAGGTATTTTATTGTAGACGATGATCGTGCAAGTCGTGTTATGTTAAAACAAATTATTGAAGATAGCGGGCTAGGTACAGTTATTGGTGAGGCACGTAATGGTGAGGATGCCATACCACAGATTTTAATGACGCAGCCAGAATTTGTGTTAATTGATTTACTGATGCCCAAGCTCGATGGTATAGCAACAGTTGAGCAACTTATGCAAAATCGTTTTGAGGGACAATTTATTATGATTTCACAAGTTGTGAATAAGGAAATGGTTGGTGAGGCCTATGAACAAGGAATTGATTTCTTCATTCATAAACCAATCAACCGTATCGAAGTAGAAAATGTTTTGAAAAAAACAACTGAACAATTTCGACTTAAAAATTCACTGTTAGTTATACGTCAATCACTTACAAACATTGAATTAACTGAACAAAAGGCTCATAAAGCAACATCACGAGATCATATTCAATCTATTTTAAATGATATGGGCATTGTCGGTGAAATTGGTAGTGAGGATATAATTGCCATTATAGAAACATTACTTGCTCATCAGCATAAGATTGCACCTCTTCCTCCATTAAAAGAGCTGTATGAAGAAATTGCAGCTGTGACAAAGGCTACACCCGATGACATATTAAAGGAAAGTAAAGCCATTGAACAGCGTGTGCGCCGAACAATATTAGCTGCAATGATTAATCTTGCTAATTTAGGGGTTGTTGATTATACAAACTCTGAATTCGAGTACTATGCCCCACGCTACTTTGATTTTAAAGAGATTCGCCAGCTCATGACACAAATTGAAGACCACGATAATCGTAAAGCAAAGGTTAATATTAAGAAGTTTATTCAAGTTTTATATTCAGACATTTTAACAAAAGTAAATTAA
- a CDS encoding sensor histidine kinase, translating to MQSKLSMTRASLTWIFIIAVLTAIGSEIKIMPFANTTFRFGLGTIIFFLCTLLKPTPIILAGIATSIVTTIFRVINSTLHNVPISESLFNHLPAALFYVLFAVCLQILDIQQYREKPLKLGLLVAFSEVISNLAEQIFRFFVQNYTFLFLHDLLILLAVAILRSFFVVGIYSSILIAEQKKRVQEMLNIGSDLYVETLYLKKSMNHIETITASGYELYRQLKVLGYRAESLQALHIAQEIHEVKKDSQRIYAGISKIVGERSFGPFVLSELLHYIEEGNRKYAELLGKDIQFNTCIDFDFQTKEHIALLALLNNLSANAVEAIEEQGIISIAIGRQEDNTVITVCDNGQGISQADISVIFEPGYTTKFNIDGVAATGIGLSHVAELVEKLKGSITVDSDDQYTTFKIIIPTQTIQTGET from the coding sequence TTGCAATCGAAATTATCTATGACACGTGCTTCCCTTACTTGGATTTTCATTATTGCTGTCCTGACCGCAATTGGTAGTGAAATTAAAATTATGCCATTTGCTAATACAACATTCCGTTTTGGTTTAGGTACAATCATCTTCTTTTTATGCACACTACTTAAACCTACACCGATTATTTTAGCCGGTATTGCAACAAGTATAGTGACAACAATTTTTCGTGTTATTAATTCCACGTTACACAACGTTCCAATTTCTGAGAGTCTATTTAACCATTTACCAGCCGCGTTATTTTATGTATTGTTTGCAGTGTGCCTACAAATTTTAGATATTCAACAATATAGAGAAAAACCTTTAAAACTTGGTTTACTCGTCGCCTTTAGTGAGGTCATTAGTAATTTAGCAGAACAAATTTTTCGATTTTTTGTCCAAAATTATACTTTTTTATTTCTTCATGACCTCCTGATCCTATTAGCCGTAGCTATATTACGCAGTTTTTTTGTAGTAGGTATTTATAGCTCCATTTTGATTGCTGAGCAAAAAAAACGAGTACAAGAAATGCTCAATATCGGATCTGACCTCTATGTTGAGACCCTATACTTAAAAAAATCAATGAACCATATTGAAACTATTACAGCCAGCGGTTATGAATTATATCGACAGTTAAAAGTGCTAGGTTATCGAGCTGAAAGTTTACAGGCACTTCATATTGCCCAGGAAATCCATGAAGTGAAGAAAGATTCTCAACGTATATATGCTGGTATTTCGAAGATTGTGGGCGAAAGAAGCTTCGGCCCTTTCGTATTATCTGAATTATTGCATTATATTGAAGAAGGCAATAGGAAATACGCTGAATTACTTGGTAAGGATATACAATTTAATACATGTATAGACTTCGATTTTCAAACAAAGGAACATATTGCACTCCTTGCTCTTTTAAATAACTTATCTGCCAATGCTGTTGAGGCTATTGAAGAACAAGGTATCATTTCTATTGCTATTGGGCGCCAAGAAGATAATACTGTAATAACAGTATGTGATAATGGGCAAGGAATTTCACAAGCAGATATTTCTGTTATCTTTGAACCTGGATACACAACCAAGTTCAATATTGATGGTGTAGCGGCAACTGGCATTGGGCTTTCACACGTTGCTGAATTAGTAGAAAAATTAAAAGGCTCAATAACCGTTGATTCAGACGATCAATATACAACGTTTAAAATCATAATTCCTACGCAAACTATTCAAACGGGAGAGACTTAA
- the dnaX gene encoding DNA polymerase III subunit gamma/tau, producing the protein MTYQAFYRVYRPQSFREMSGQAHVKRTLQNALLANKTTHAYLFSGPRGTGKTSTAKIFAKALNCEHAPSKEPCNECATCISITDGSHPDVIEFDAASNSRVEEIRDIIEKVRFAPASSRYKVYIIDEVHMLSTSAFNALLKTLEEPPPHAVFILATTEPHKLPATIISRCQRFDFKRLSTNDIIERMKVVLEDIDLPYEEQGLKVIAQSAAGGMRDALSLLDQVVSFSGEKLKLEDTLLVTGSISQDVFYDLAEALKVKDVAQMLALLEQLIADGKDPLRLSEDLITFFRDLLLLQTSDNLAELLELVSPEERVFTLAHEFAPDMLYGYIDILAKIQQEMRFSHHTKIYLETALLKMAQFSGGLAHQTVAMNETVQSSELTQKVVALEQMVQQLSLQLQTGTTVQTTSAQKEQRPRAKNPNGYKAPTGRIQEVLKDATKQDVQRIKSVWAQALNQMQKSQSALLAEAEPVAASSSAFVLKFKYDIHCQMVADNQSLKAHFTQLIAGQTGTMYEMLCIPEESWLKMREEFIRDHSLQQKKSQAVSEHGEELLEPPPAEMPDEPFIDDAQPLASQDPLVTEAEKLFGKDFVEIIED; encoded by the coding sequence GTGACGTATCAAGCATTTTATCGTGTGTATCGACCGCAATCTTTTCGAGAAATGTCTGGCCAAGCACATGTCAAAAGAACGCTACAAAATGCTCTCCTAGCAAATAAAACAACGCATGCTTACTTATTTTCTGGGCCGCGTGGTACAGGGAAAACAAGTACAGCCAAAATCTTTGCGAAGGCTTTAAATTGTGAACATGCACCATCGAAAGAACCGTGTAATGAATGCGCTACATGTATAAGTATTACGGATGGCTCCCATCCTGATGTCATTGAATTTGACGCGGCTTCGAATTCACGTGTTGAAGAGATTAGGGATATTATAGAAAAGGTTCGCTTTGCTCCTGCAAGCAGTAGATATAAGGTGTACATCATAGACGAAGTGCATATGCTTTCTACAAGTGCCTTTAACGCTCTTTTAAAAACTTTGGAAGAGCCACCTCCTCATGCTGTATTTATTTTAGCAACGACAGAGCCTCACAAATTGCCTGCAACGATTATTTCTCGTTGTCAGCGCTTTGATTTTAAGCGACTTTCTACCAATGATATTATTGAACGTATGAAGGTCGTCCTAGAAGATATTGATTTACCATATGAAGAACAAGGTTTAAAGGTGATCGCACAATCAGCCGCAGGAGGAATGCGTGATGCTTTAAGTTTGCTAGACCAAGTTGTGTCATTTAGTGGGGAAAAATTAAAGCTTGAGGACACATTATTAGTTACAGGTTCAATTAGTCAGGATGTTTTTTATGACTTAGCTGAAGCATTGAAAGTAAAAGATGTTGCTCAAATGCTAGCTCTTTTAGAGCAACTTATAGCTGATGGCAAGGATCCCTTGCGCCTTTCAGAAGATTTAATTACTTTTTTCCGCGATTTACTATTACTTCAAACAAGTGATAATTTAGCTGAACTTTTAGAGTTAGTGTCCCCTGAGGAGCGTGTATTTACTTTAGCACACGAATTTGCTCCAGATATGCTTTATGGCTATATTGATATACTCGCAAAAATACAGCAGGAGATGCGTTTCTCTCACCATACGAAAATTTACTTAGAAACAGCATTGCTTAAAATGGCACAATTTTCGGGAGGGTTAGCGCATCAAACAGTGGCTATGAACGAAACTGTACAAAGCTCAGAACTCACGCAAAAGGTGGTAGCGCTTGAGCAGATGGTTCAACAATTATCCTTGCAGCTGCAAACAGGAACTACTGTGCAAACGACGTCAGCGCAAAAAGAGCAAAGACCTCGTGCTAAAAACCCGAATGGCTATAAAGCACCCACTGGTCGTATTCAGGAAGTGTTGAAAGATGCTACAAAGCAAGATGTGCAACGTATCAAGTCGGTTTGGGCACAAGCATTAAATCAAATGCAAAAATCTCAATCGGCTCTTTTAGCAGAGGCTGAACCTGTTGCGGCATCTTCGAGTGCTTTTGTGTTAAAATTCAAGTATGATATTCATTGTCAGATGGTTGCCGATAACCAATCTTTAAAGGCTCACTTTACACAATTAATTGCTGGGCAAACTGGTACAATGTACGAGATGCTATGTATACCAGAAGAATCTTGGTTGAAAATGCGTGAAGAGTTTATCCGTGATCACAGTCTACAGCAAAAGAAATCACAGGCTGTCTCAGAGCATGGAGAAGAATTATTAGAGCCACCACCGGCAGAAATGCCAGATGAACCATTTATCGATGATGCCCAACCTCTTGCTTCACAAGATCCACTTGTGACAGAGGCTGAAAAGCTCTTTGGTAAAGATTTTGTTGAAATTATTGAAGATTAA
- a CDS encoding YbaB/EbfC family nucleoid-associated protein has product MRGMGNMQGMMKKMQKMQKEMMEAQEALNAEQFEGVAGGGMVKVTVSGQREVVSVNLDEAVVDPEDIEMLQDLIVIATNEALKKVEEKTNSTMGKFTQGLNLPF; this is encoded by the coding sequence ATGCGTGGAATGGGAAATATGCAAGGTATGATGAAAAAGATGCAAAAAATGCAAAAGGAAATGATGGAGGCTCAAGAGGCTTTAAATGCTGAGCAATTTGAAGGTGTTGCAGGCGGCGGCATGGTAAAAGTAACAGTTTCTGGTCAGCGTGAAGTAGTGTCAGTAAATCTAGATGAAGCTGTAGTAGACCCAGAAGACATCGAAATGTTACAAGACCTAATTGTTATTGCAACAAATGAAGCGTTGAAAAAGGTAGAAGAAAAAACAAACTCAACGATGGGTAAATTCACTCAAGGCTTAAACCTTCCATTCTAG
- the recR gene encoding recombination mediator RecR — protein MYYPEPISKLIDSFMKLPGIGPKTAARLAFFVLSMKEDDVLSFSKALIDAKRNLSYCSVCGNITDVDPCHICADKQRDHSIICVVQDTKDVIAMEKMRDYNGMYHVLQGAISPMDGIGPEDINVASLLVRLQDESVQELILATNSTIEGEATAMYISRLVKPSGIRTTRIAHGLPVGGDLEYADEVTLSKAMEGRREL, from the coding sequence ATGTACTACCCAGAACCAATATCTAAATTGATCGATAGTTTTATGAAATTGCCAGGTATCGGGCCGAAAACCGCGGCTCGTCTGGCGTTTTTTGTGTTATCTATGAAAGAAGACGATGTATTATCTTTCTCTAAAGCATTGATTGATGCTAAACGAAACCTGAGTTACTGTTCTGTCTGTGGCAATATAACAGATGTAGACCCATGTCACATTTGTGCAGACAAGCAGCGAGATCATTCTATTATTTGTGTTGTGCAAGATACAAAGGATGTTATTGCAATGGAAAAAATGCGTGACTACAACGGCATGTATCATGTACTTCAAGGTGCAATTTCTCCAATGGATGGTATCGGTCCAGAGGATATTAATGTTGCTTCCTTGTTAGTGCGTTTGCAAGATGAAAGTGTACAAGAGCTTATTTTAGCTACGAATTCAACAATTGAAGGTGAGGCAACAGCTATGTACATATCTCGCCTTGTCAAACCTTCAGGGATTCGTACGACTCGTATTGCGCATGGATTGCCAGTAGGGGGAGATTTAGAATACGCAGATGAGGTTACGCTATCTAAGGCAATGGAAGGCCGACGCGAATTATGA
- a CDS encoding YaaL family protein yields MFFRSKGKLKKEFDDRLVNLIKETKEDLQQAKIIEELMDDYDLGVIAQRKTAESIHFYLFKEARIRKVLIK; encoded by the coding sequence ATGTTCTTCCGTAGTAAAGGAAAGTTAAAAAAAGAATTCGATGATAGGCTTGTGAATCTTATAAAAGAAACAAAAGAGGATTTACAGCAGGCGAAGATAATAGAAGAATTAATGGATGACTATGATCTCGGGGTAATTGCTCAACGCAAAACAGCAGAAAGTATTCATTTCTATTTATTTAAGGAAGCTAGAATTCGCAAGGTATTAATAAAATAG
- a CDS encoding pro-sigmaK processing inhibitor BofA family protein encodes MSWLVIMSISIPVGLLFLYVIIRHAKLGKILEGLSVFWFRFAFAFLLLFIIHLGIGYIGYNVPINLFSVLTIAVLGIPGVLGITALIFFL; translated from the coding sequence TTGTCTTGGTTAGTAATTATGAGTATTAGTATTCCTGTAGGGCTTCTTTTTCTTTATGTAATAATAAGACATGCTAAACTAGGTAAGATTTTAGAAGGGTTATCGGTGTTTTGGTTTAGATTTGCATTTGCTTTTCTATTATTATTTATAATCCATTTAGGTATTGGTTATATAGGATATAATGTACCCATCAATCTATTTTCAGTCTTAACTATTGCCGTCTTAGGTATTCCGGGTGTATTAGGAATAACAGCTTTAATATTTTTTTTATAA